In Halobaculum sp. XH14, a single genomic region encodes these proteins:
- a CDS encoding N-acetylneuraminate synthase family protein has protein sequence MVGQIEFLNGNEPYIIAEVGGNHGGSVDKAKDYATAAAEAGVDSVKFQLYQAENLITKDEPPLPLAGDEYESQYERFKELELTRSEWRDVIDHCYSLGVDFSASVFDAEMLEFAIDDMPFIKIASGDLTNLPLLRKVQETGKPIVLSTGFSTFEEIRRTMTLLSDASVVLLHCMGSYPTSDEDANLMMVEALQNEFDTPTGYSDHTVGILAPIAAVARGAQVVEKHFTLDKSKKVGDHRLSATPEQMEELVDESRRVARMSGRARDNEVYLPEKEIRNDMRRSLATKKSIKEGKTITEEDLTALRPSDGVSPMRLDEVIGTSATRNINANQILQESDFGG, from the coding sequence ATGGTTGGCCAAATTGAATTTCTCAACGGGAACGAACCCTACATAATAGCGGAGGTCGGCGGAAACCACGGCGGCAGCGTAGACAAGGCGAAAGACTATGCAACTGCCGCTGCGGAGGCCGGTGTCGATTCGGTCAAGTTTCAGCTCTATCAGGCAGAGAACTTGATAACGAAGGATGAACCTCCGCTTCCACTTGCCGGTGACGAGTACGAGTCGCAGTACGAACGGTTCAAAGAACTGGAGTTGACGCGGTCGGAATGGCGGGACGTTATCGATCACTGTTACTCCCTCGGGGTCGATTTTTCCGCTAGCGTCTTCGATGCCGAAATGCTCGAATTTGCGATAGACGATATGCCGTTTATTAAAATCGCATCGGGTGACCTCACAAATCTTCCGCTCCTACGAAAGGTACAAGAAACTGGGAAGCCGATCGTGCTCTCTACCGGATTTTCGACCTTCGAAGAGATTCGGCGAACGATGACCCTCCTTTCCGACGCCAGCGTCGTCCTCCTCCACTGTATGGGGTCGTACCCGACATCCGATGAGGACGCGAACCTCATGATGGTTGAAGCCCTCCAGAATGAGTTCGACACACCGACCGGATATTCCGATCATACGGTGGGGATACTTGCCCCGATCGCTGCCGTAGCTAGGGGGGCGCAAGTCGTTGAGAAACATTTCACACTGGATAAATCCAAGAAGGTAGGTGACCACCGCCTATCGGCAACACCTGAACAGATGGAGGAACTGGTGGACGAAAGTCGGCGCGTTGCCAGGATGAGCGGTCGGGCACGCGATAATGAGGTATATCTCCCGGAAAAGGAGATACGTAACGATATGCGTCGGAGCCTGGCGACGAAAAAATCAATTAAAGAAGGAAAAACGATCACTGAGGAGGACTTGACAGCGTTGCGCCCTTCCGACGGCGTCTCACCGATGCGTCTGGATGAGGTCATCGGTACTTCCGCGACGAGGAACATCAACGCCAATCAGATCCTCCAAGAGTCCGATTTCGGGGGCTAA
- a CDS encoding glycosyltransferase family protein → MNVVAVIQARMGSSRLPGKVMISLNCLPIIQHVIRRTSASDVDDVVVATSNNSRDDIVARHARREEVKVYRGEETDVLGRVFESATVNEADLIVRITADNPLLSPEVLDVAIQLAREDQVDYVSNKIERTFPAGLDVEVFTYESFKRVNKEAKTPHEREHVTPYYRSSDSFTTSNVSSDQVFDERYMQNRTDLRFTLDTPDDFQLFEEVYANVDYDGLLDITDAVTYVDNTELGEHNMD, encoded by the coding sequence ATGAACGTCGTTGCCGTTATACAGGCCCGAATGGGCTCCTCACGACTCCCCGGAAAGGTCATGATCTCGCTGAATTGTCTTCCGATCATTCAGCACGTGATTCGGCGGACCAGTGCAAGCGATGTCGACGATGTCGTCGTCGCGACGTCAAACAATAGTCGTGACGACATCGTGGCACGCCACGCACGTAGAGAAGAGGTGAAAGTGTATCGGGGAGAGGAAACGGACGTTCTTGGCCGTGTTTTCGAGTCAGCGACGGTGAACGAAGCGGATCTGATCGTGCGGATAACGGCGGATAACCCACTACTATCGCCCGAAGTGCTCGATGTCGCCATCCAATTGGCACGCGAGGACCAAGTGGACTATGTTTCGAACAAGATCGAACGAACGTTTCCTGCGGGTCTGGACGTGGAGGTGTTCACGTACGAGAGTTTCAAACGTGTCAACAAGGAAGCTAAAACTCCACACGAGCGGGAGCACGTCACGCCATACTACCGGTCCTCCGATTCGTTCACAACATCGAACGTGTCCTCCGATCAGGTGTTTGACGAGAGATATATGCAAAATAGGACTGATCTCCGTTTCACTCTTGATACTCCCGATGACTTCCAACTGTTCGAAGAAGTGTATGCCAACGTCGACTACGACGGTCTCTTGGACATCACGGATGCAGTTACATACGTAGATAATACTGAGTTAGGTGAGCACAATATGGATTAG
- a CDS encoding glycosyltransferase, with translation MTGTKVSVIITAHNYAEYLEESIDSVINQTYDEFELVVVDDGSTDETPQILREYTFEYPEKIKVVTLGGEGLPTACNRGIEAADGDYIIRLDADDYFDENVLTVEASYLDANPDVDLVYPDYYTVDETGDLIDHVRLPKVGDEVKLLDRSPLAAGAMYRRESWEKLGGYNESLSYQEDYDFWIKFVTEFEVRNVNLPLMYYRQHGESMSTNFAERMNARRNVKRDFVEENVDYGDIEVLAMIPARREKRVDLPDGGTDSLALKELAGRRLIEYTIKEAQSSNHIDRLIVSTEDEEIASVAKAIGSEVPFLRDSELSSPTTQLSEVTASLLERLRREEGYDPDVIVVLPYVSPLRSTDHIDEAVDTKVMFSVDSVISVYENNEFLWRPGKYGLEPLFEERLLRRERETTYHENGAIYVTTPNVVLNQDDLIGRHVGHVLMQESVSVHIDSVFDYRTCENIIMSGEMTTFSNTELDGSGEDS, from the coding sequence ATGACAGGTACAAAGGTCAGCGTCATCATCACTGCACACAACTATGCAGAATATCTGGAAGAGTCGATAGATAGCGTCATAAACCAAACATACGACGAATTCGAATTAGTAGTCGTTGATGACGGTTCTACGGACGAGACACCACAGATACTCCGAGAATACACTTTTGAATACCCCGAGAAGATCAAGGTAGTTACATTAGGTGGGGAGGGCCTCCCGACTGCCTGTAATCGAGGTATCGAGGCTGCGGATGGAGACTACATTATCCGGCTCGACGCAGACGATTACTTCGACGAAAACGTACTGACTGTTGAGGCATCGTACCTCGATGCCAACCCCGACGTCGATCTGGTCTACCCTGATTACTACACGGTCGACGAAACCGGCGATCTCATCGATCACGTAAGACTTCCTAAAGTTGGTGACGAAGTGAAACTGCTCGACAGATCACCGCTGGCAGCAGGTGCGATGTATCGCCGCGAATCCTGGGAGAAACTCGGAGGATACAATGAATCACTCAGTTATCAAGAGGATTACGATTTTTGGATTAAATTCGTAACAGAGTTTGAAGTCCGTAACGTCAACTTGCCACTCATGTACTATCGCCAACACGGCGAGAGTATGTCGACAAATTTCGCCGAACGGATGAACGCTCGTCGGAACGTCAAGCGTGATTTCGTCGAGGAAAACGTCGACTATGGTGACATCGAAGTGTTAGCGATGATTCCAGCAAGAAGGGAGAAACGAGTCGATTTACCTGACGGAGGGACAGATTCGCTCGCCCTGAAAGAATTGGCTGGACGGCGATTGATCGAGTATACCATAAAGGAAGCACAGAGTTCGAACCACATAGATCGCTTGATCGTCTCCACCGAGGACGAGGAGATAGCAAGCGTAGCGAAAGCAATAGGTTCAGAGGTTCCATTCCTTCGTGACTCTGAGCTAAGCTCACCAACTACACAGCTCTCAGAAGTCACCGCTTCACTTCTCGAGAGACTACGACGTGAGGAAGGATATGATCCCGACGTTATTGTCGTTCTTCCGTACGTTTCTCCACTTCGGTCCACAGACCACATCGACGAAGCAGTTGACACTAAGGTTATGTTTTCAGTGGATTCAGTTATCAGTGTTTACGAGAATAACGAGTTCCTCTGGCGACCCGGAAAGTACGGATTGGAGCCTCTGTTCGAGGAACGCCTCCTCCGGCGGGAGCGGGAGACAACTTACCATGAAAACGGTGCCATCTACGTTACGACACCGAACGTTGTCCTCAACCAAGACGACCTGATCGGCCGACACGTGGGACACGTCCTCATGCAAGAAAGCGTCTCGGTTCACATCGACTCCGTGTTCGATTATCGTACATGTGAGAATATTATAATGTCCGGCGAGATGACCACGTTCTCGAATACCGAACTCGACGGATCCGGTGAGGACTCCTAA